From Hippea alviniae EP5-r, the proteins below share one genomic window:
- a CDS encoding flagellar hook protein FlgE: MIRALYTSSNALFDQQQGVDSIANNIANINTIGFKKTRPTFASLLYQTQQIGLAGQDPMQIGLGSKLASTDTIMSEGTIITGEKNTDLAIEGKGFFTLLDPKGGYLFTRAGDFSFDADGNLVNPEGYKVVGWLAEQSQSGTGYYIPTDPTTGMPTGNIEAINISNYQSVPAVASTYIRFKANLNSSDSVEEYTPLTTYTNSETRVNFNSIFNDDGKLLDVKDGDNFQISFDGGNTWHTYEYDSDGQVSQGAEGFTTVEDLISDMQNDLNSENINATVSLENGQIVIKNNENTSINIRVRPTSEDPNFSTPKENQKLTTIFENLNQVVDPNKTASTQPMEVATHVVHSFFYDSTGDKHKIDITFKRINQNRWSYEITLPDGGGTLANNTGVINFDQNGGLDPNTKSPIVNINLNNGAEPKQLLINLWNTDNGEYDGNQFTGLTQFALPSDTSFQTQDGSPSGILQKIDVDNNGTLIGDYSNGKSYPIAIVAISKFMNPQGLKRVGNTLFKITQNADSAQVISSNSFIGVAGEDGRGKILPRHLEESNVDLGEAFVNLIEYQRGFEANSKGVTTADQMLQTAIQLKR, encoded by the coding sequence ATGATAAGGGCACTTTATACATCGAGTAATGCCCTATTTGACCAACAACAGGGAGTTGATAGCATCGCAAACAACATAGCAAATATCAACACTATAGGTTTTAAGAAAACACGGCCAACATTTGCATCTCTACTTTATCAAACACAACAGATAGGATTAGCAGGTCAAGACCCTATGCAGATAGGCCTTGGCTCAAAACTTGCATCAACAGATACCATAATGAGCGAAGGAACGATAATAACAGGAGAAAAAAACACAGATTTGGCAATAGAAGGAAAAGGATTTTTCACGCTACTTGACCCAAAAGGCGGATATCTCTTTACAAGAGCCGGTGATTTTTCGTTTGACGCAGATGGAAACTTAGTCAATCCAGAAGGATATAAAGTGGTTGGATGGCTTGCAGAGCAATCTCAAAGTGGTACAGGATACTACATACCAACAGACCCAACAACAGGTATGCCTACAGGCAACATAGAAGCGATAAACATATCAAATTATCAAAGTGTACCTGCTGTTGCATCAACATATATAAGATTTAAGGCTAACTTAAACTCTTCTGATAGTGTAGAAGAATACACTCCTCTTACCACATACACCAATTCAGAAACGAGAGTAAATTTTAACTCTATTTTTAATGACGATGGTAAACTATTGGATGTAAAAGATGGCGACAACTTTCAAATAAGTTTTGATGGTGGTAACACATGGCATACATACGAATACGACAGTGATGGGCAAGTATCCCAAGGAGCAGAAGGTTTCACAACCGTAGAAGATTTAATATCAGACATGCAAAACGACCTAAATTCCGAAAATATAAACGCCACTGTCAGTTTAGAAAATGGACAAATAGTCATAAAAAACAACGAAAATACTTCTATTAACATAAGGGTAAGACCAACAAGCGAAGACCCTAACTTTTCTACACCCAAAGAAAATCAAAAACTCACTACTATATTCGAAAATCTAAATCAAGTAGTGGATCCTAACAAAACAGCATCTACACAACCTATGGAAGTGGCAACCCATGTTGTACACTCTTTCTTTTACGATTCTACAGGAGATAAACATAAAATAGATATAACTTTCAAAAGAATAAATCAAAACCGGTGGTCTTATGAAATAACATTGCCAGATGGCGGTGGTACTTTAGCCAACAATACAGGAGTAATAAACTTTGATCAAAATGGTGGACTTGACCCAAACACTAAATCACCAATAGTTAACATAAATTTAAATAATGGAGCAGAGCCAAAGCAACTTTTGATAAATTTATGGAATACAGACAACGGAGAATATGATGGTAACCAGTTCACAGGACTCACTCAATTCGCACTGCCGTCAGACACAAGTTTTCAGACTCAAGATGGTTCGCCTTCTGGAATACTACAAAAAATAGATGTAGACAACAATGGAACACTTATTGGAGATTACTCAAACGGAAAATCCTATCCTATAGCCATAGTAGCAATATCAAAGTTTATGAACCCTCAAGGATTAAAAAGGGTAGGAAATACACTATTCAAAATAACTCAAAACGCAGATTCTGCTCAGGTAATTTCTTCAAATTCTTTTATAGGTGTCGCGGGAGAAGATGGAAGAGGAAAAATTTTACCACGCCATTTGGAAGAAAGCAATGTGGATTTAGGAGAAGCATTCGTGAATTTAATAGAATACCAAAGGGGATTTGAAGCAAACTCAAAGGGTGTAACAACAGCAGACCAAATGCTTCAAACAGCCATTCAACTAAAAAGATAA